A genomic window from candidate division WOR-3 bacterium includes:
- a CDS encoding DUF72 domain-containing protein: MKNSVENKIFVGTSGWAYSWNEGGNFEWFVKESNLNAIELNASFYRFPLSSHINSWAKKTFNLRWSVKVNQFITHVFKFSEKAFFTWEKFKNLFRPLENFIDFYLFQTPPNFSDKNREKLEKFIKFTNLKEKFAFEPREKSWFKKENYKWAKNLNITWVSMDAPIFPRDIINLNGIVYLRMHGRTDWYSHYYEDEELKEIAERIIKTKPEKIYVFFNNNHSMLENARKMKKILESSV, encoded by the coding sequence TTGAAAAATTCCGTAGAGAATAAAATATTTGTAGGTACATCGGGCTGGGCTTATTCATGGAATGAAGGGGGTAACTTTGAATGGTTTGTTAAGGAAAGCAATTTAAATGCTATTGAATTAAATGCTTCCTTTTACAGATTTCCACTTTCTTCTCATATAAATTCCTGGGCAAAGAAAACTTTTAATTTAAGATGGAGTGTTAAGGTGAATCAATTTATAACGCATGTTTTTAAATTTTCTGAAAAAGCTTTTTTTACATGGGAAAAATTTAAAAATCTCTTTAGACCCCTTGAAAATTTCATAGATTTTTATCTATTTCAAACACCACCTAATTTTTCTGATAAAAATAGAGAAAAATTGGAAAAATTTATAAAATTTACAAATTTAAAGGAAAAGTTTGCCTTTGAGCCAAGAGAAAAATCCTGGTTTAAAAAGGAAAATTATAAATGGGCAAAAAATCTAAATATTACTTGGGTTTCAATGGATGCACCTATATTTCCAAGAGATATTATAAATCTTAACGGAATAGTCTATTTAAGAATGCACGGAAGAACTGACTGGTATTCTCATTATTATGAAGATGAAGAATTAAAAGAAATTGCTGAAAGAATTATAAAAACAAAGCCAGAAAAAATTTATGTATTTTTTAACAATAACCATTCAATGCTTGAAAATGCAAGAAAAATGAAAAAAATACTTGAAAGTTCTGTTTAA
- a CDS encoding Zn-ribbon domain-containing OB-fold protein: MEFKGTPLDTKDFEKVFKVEWKSKLEYEWDCGIAITKFFEGLKQGKILARKCYSCGRVIVPPRMFCEICFRPTDEWILLKDEGEILTFSVSYVNWDASRRDEPEIPAVIRLEGASENIGILHKIGEAGDSLEEILKNIDIGTRVKAVWKKENEREGAITDILYFKPIKRRK; the protein is encoded by the coding sequence ATGGAATTTAAAGGAACACCACTTGATACAAAAGATTTTGAAAAAGTTTTTAAAGTTGAGTGGAAAAGTAAACTTGAGTATGAATGGGATTGTGGAATAGCTATAACTAAATTTTTTGAGGGTTTAAAGCAGGGTAAAATTCTGGCAAGAAAGTGCTATTCCTGTGGTAGGGTAATTGTTCCGCCAAGAATGTTCTGTGAAATCTGTTTCAGACCAACTGATGAATGGATTTTATTAAAAGATGAAGGTGAAATTCTTACCTTTTCTGTTTCTTATGTTAACTGGGATGCTTCAAGAAGAGATGAGCCAGAGATTCCTGCTGTAATAAGGCTTGAAGGTGCCTCAGAAAATATAGGAATATTACATAAAATAGGCGAAGCAGGTGATTCCTTGGAAGAGATTTTAAAAAATATTGATATAGGAACAAGGGTAAAAGCAGTCTGGAAAAAGGAAAACGAAAGGGAAGGAGCGATAACGGATATTTTATATTTTAAGCCAATAAAAAGGAGGAAATAA
- a CDS encoding thiolase domain-containing protein: protein MAQKVAILGAGMTKFMRRAKEQGKELAFEAAKMALLDAKMDISEIDCVVMATAPDAFDGVHMKGDWISDGAGAKRKPYMRSYVGGGSGVFSIIHGFYLVASGMFDTCLVVAEEKMSSCMPHPQGAFNTIYDQFLERPLGVNLLWIFSLEMMRYMKVHKIPLETIALVSVKNKKNGMDHPCAQKGIAGEYTVKDILDSEVIAYPVYRLMVSPITDAACAIVIASEHEAKKRTDKPIWIEGVGWCLDTSYWTNRDLYYPRYVEYAARMAYDMAGIKDPRKEIHVVEPYDPFAYKELHHLEGLLLADKGEAPKLLEKGFWNRDTENGIPSSPSGGLLGVGNPIAAAGLMKVIEIYLQLKGEAGKRQVKREVKRGLAQAWGDLMQVGTVVILSK, encoded by the coding sequence ATGGCACAGAAAGTTGCAATTCTTGGTGCAGGGATGACAAAATTTATGAGAAGAGCAAAGGAGCAAGGTAAAGAGCTTGCTTTTGAAGCAGCAAAGATGGCTCTTTTAGATGCAAAGATGGATATAAGTGAGATTGATTGTGTAGTAATGGCAACAGCACCTGATGCTTTTGATGGAGTCCATATGAAGGGTGATTGGATTTCCGATGGAGCAGGTGCTAAAAGAAAACCCTATATGAGGTCTTATGTTGGAGGAGGTTCTGGTGTTTTTTCAATAATTCATGGTTTTTATCTTGTTGCAAGTGGTATGTTTGATACTTGTCTTGTTGTTGCAGAAGAAAAAATGTCTTCCTGTATGCCACATCCTCAAGGTGCTTTTAATACTATTTATGATCAATTTCTTGAAAGACCCTTAGGAGTAAATCTTTTATGGATATTTTCTCTTGAGATGATGAGATATATGAAAGTTCATAAAATACCCCTTGAAACAATTGCCCTTGTTTCTGTAAAGAATAAGAAGAATGGAATGGATCACCCATGCGCTCAGAAGGGAATTGCCGGTGAGTATACTGTTAAAGATATTCTTGATTCAGAAGTTATTGCCTATCCAGTTTACAGATTGATGGTTTCACCTATAACAGATGCGGCTTGTGCTATTGTAATTGCATCAGAACATGAAGCAAAAAAAAGAACCGATAAGCCTATTTGGATTGAAGGTGTAGGATGGTGTCTTGATACTTCTTACTGGACAAATAGAGATCTTTATTATCCAAGATATGTTGAATATGCAGCAAGAATGGCTTATGATATGGCAGGAATAAAAGATCCAAGAAAAGAGATTCATGTGGTTGAACCCTATGATCCTTTTGCTTATAAGGAACTCCATCATCTTGAGGGGCTTTTGCTTGCTGATAAAGGTGAGGCTCCTAAATTGCTTGAAAAAGGTTTTTGGAACAGGGATACGGAAAATGGGATACCTTCAAGTCCTTCAGGCGGCCTTTTAGGAGTTGGAAATCCAATAGCAGCTGCTGGACTTATGAAGGTTATTGAAATTTATTTGCAATTAAAGGGAGAAGCAGGTAAAAGGCAGGTTAAAAGAGAGGTAAAGAGAGGACTGGCACAGGCATGGGGAGACTTGATGCAAGTTGGAACAGTTGTTATTTTATCTAAATAG
- the scpB gene encoding SMC-Scp complex subunit ScpB produces the protein MENERSLKRIIEALLFASSKPITLKKISKITGFGEERVKEEIEKIKEEYKERAFGIFEVAGGYVMYTKEDYADYVKKLRGENSFRISKAMLETLAIIAYKQPITKAEIEILKGTSADFTLRSLLEKGLIKVVGRKKIKGAPLLYGTTEKFLKMFGLKSLDELPRVE, from the coding sequence ATGGAAAATGAAAGGTCTTTAAAAAGAATTATTGAGGCATTGCTTTTTGCCTCATCAAAGCCTATTACCTTAAAAAAGATTTCAAAGATTACAGGATTTGGGGAGGAAAGGGTAAAGGAGGAAATAGAAAAAATAAAGGAAGAATATAAAGAAAGAGCTTTTGGAATATTTGAAGTTGCCGGTGGTTATGTAATGTATACGAAAGAAGATTATGCTGATTATGTAAAGAAATTAAGAGGGGAGAATTCTTTTAGAATTTCAAAAGCAATGCTTGAAACTCTCGCAATAATAGCTTATAAACAGCCTATTACAAAAGCAGAGATAGAAATTTTAAAAGGAACATCTGCAGATTTCACACTTAGAAGTTTGCTTGAAAAAGGACTTATAAAGGTTGTGGGAAGAAAAAAAATAAAAGGAGCTCCTTTACTTTATGGAACTACAGAGAAATTTTTGAAAATGTTTGGTTTAAAAAGCCTTGATGAACTTCCAAGAGTAGAATAG
- the murJ gene encoding murein biosynthesis integral membrane protein MurJ encodes MDSRGYSRGQKVGSKTLKNLLIFGTGTLFSRTFGFLREMFLAYSLGATHLSDVFYASFRIMNFLRVFIGEQMMQVSLVPLFVENKKDAEKYERFIGSTFTIFFSVSLFFTILGILLSPVLILIFAPGFKNTEFKFIYAKNTLELMFPFVFFIILAGYFGSILNSEKKFFPVSFAPFFFNLTFLVIGIFTYFYLHLKGKYFLYSLSLAVVAGSFFQAFFQFIFVIRKIKLFLTKNILIPEIKDFFKLLIPVLFAMLTNEIIIIFTTFLASYLPEGELSYLSYSFRLRHFPIAILGIGLATVSLPYMSESERKLDYLKKIYQFSLIVLFPLSLILIIHSDFIVKLFFERGKFTNLDTYKTALAFIMFSVGILPSSLFNVHLNYFYSQKKILEANISHFNMLTSFLVFAPLLFKFMGYVGLALASSISSFFALISICFYTPEFIDVKEYLFFISFSLIFSLIIFMRFFQNNFLEFFLDSFLSLIFFLFFKEKWKMKGL; translated from the coding sequence ATGGATTCCAGAGGATATAGTAGAGGTCAAAAAGTAGGCTCAAAAACTTTAAAAAACCTTTTAATTTTTGGAACAGGTACTTTATTTTCAAGGACATTTGGTTTTTTAAGGGAAATGTTCCTTGCTTATTCTCTGGGTGCCACACATCTTTCAGATGTTTTTTATGCTTCTTTCAGAATAATGAACTTTTTGAGAGTTTTTATAGGAGAACAGATGATGCAGGTTTCTCTTGTTCCTTTATTTGTGGAAAATAAAAAAGATGCTGAAAAATATGAAAGATTTATTGGTTCAACCTTTACAATTTTTTTTTCGGTTTCTTTATTTTTTACAATTCTTGGGATTTTACTTTCACCGGTTTTAATTTTAATTTTTGCACCGGGTTTTAAAAATACTGAATTCAAATTTATTTATGCAAAAAATACCTTAGAACTTATGTTTCCCTTTGTTTTTTTCATCATTTTAGCAGGTTATTTTGGCTCTATTTTAAATTCAGAAAAAAAATTTTTCCCTGTTTCCTTTGCACCTTTTTTCTTTAATCTTACTTTTCTTGTTATTGGAATTTTTACATATTTCTATCTACATTTAAAGGGAAAATATTTTCTATATTCTCTTTCTCTTGCTGTTGTTGCAGGGTCTTTTTTTCAGGCTTTCTTTCAATTTATTTTTGTGATAAGAAAAATAAAATTATTTCTTACAAAAAATATTTTAATTCCTGAAATCAAAGATTTTTTTAAACTTTTAATTCCTGTTTTATTTGCAATGTTAACAAATGAAATTATCATAATTTTTACAACATTCCTTGCTTCCTATTTACCTGAAGGAGAGCTCTCCTATCTATCATATTCTTTTAGATTGAGACATTTTCCCATCGCAATACTGGGTATAGGTCTTGCAACAGTTTCCCTTCCCTATATGAGTGAGAGTGAAAGAAAACTTGATTATCTTAAAAAAATATATCAGTTTTCCCTTATTGTTTTATTTCCCTTATCTTTGATTTTAATAATTCATTCTGATTTTATTGTGAAATTATTTTTTGAAAGGGGTAAATTTACAAATCTTGATACCTATAAAACTGCTCTTGCTTTTATAATGTTTTCAGTTGGTATTCTTCCTTCTTCTCTTTTTAATGTTCATTTAAATTATTTTTATTCTCAGAAAAAAATTCTTGAGGCAAATATTTCCCATTTTAATATGCTAACATCCTTTTTAGTTTTTGCTCCTTTACTTTTTAAATTTATGGGTTATGTAGGACTTGCACTTGCCTCTTCAATTTCTTCTTTTTTTGCTTTAATATCAATATGCTTTTATACACCTGAATTTATTGATGTAAAGGAATATCTTTTTTTCATATCTTTTTCTTTAATTTTTTCCCTTATAATATTTATGAGATTTTTTCAAAACAATTTTCTTGAATTTTTCCTTGATTCTTTTTTATCTTTAATATTCTTTTTATTTTTTAAAGAAAAATGGAAAATGAAAGGTCTTTAA
- a CDS encoding zinc ribbon domain-containing protein produces MPFKDFIERLSDVKVQKGDIPVWWVYTVGNGGEIFYKGLKEGKIKGSYCENCESIILPPRIYCEDCFERIEKFVDVEGPFVVLVMTKSYLDLDGNPLDKPQKIALIGVPDAKGGIIHFLDPDTDIDTGDIVVPFFNKNRVGSLKDIKYFTIKK; encoded by the coding sequence ATGCCCTTTAAAGATTTTATTGAAAGATTAAGTGATGTAAAAGTGCAAAAAGGTGATATTCCAGTTTGGTGGGTTTATACTGTGGGAAATGGTGGAGAAATTTTTTATAAAGGTTTAAAAGAAGGAAAAATTAAAGGAAGTTACTGTGAAAATTGTGAATCAATAATTTTACCTCCAAGAATTTACTGTGAGGATTGTTTTGAGAGGATTGAAAAATTTGTTGATGTTGAAGGTCCCTTTGTTGTTCTTGTTATGACTAAATCTTATCTTGATTTAGATGGAAATCCTCTTGATAAGCCTCAAAAGATTGCTTTAATTGGTGTTCCTGATGCTAAAGGTGGAATAATACATTTTCTTGATCCTGATACTGATATAGATACAGGTGACATAGTTGTACCATTTTTTAATAAAAATAGAGTTGGTTCACTTAAGGATATAAAATACTTTACAATAAAGAAATGA
- a CDS encoding Fe-S-containing hydro-lyase, with amino-acid sequence MMKDIKIKTPVDEETILSIKAGDPVYISGIIYTARDAAHKRMLEDYKGGKGLPIDLKGQIIYYVGPTPSKPGQVIGSAGPTTSIRMDPYTPFILEMGVKATIGKGERTPQVIESLKKFKAIYLVAVGGAGALISRTIKRVRVIAYEDLGPEAIRELEVEDFPTICAIDAYGNNLFEQGVEKFRRE; translated from the coding sequence ATAATGAAAGATATAAAAATTAAGACACCAGTTGATGAAGAAACAATTTTATCAATAAAAGCAGGGGATCCAGTTTATATTTCAGGAATTATTTATACAGCAAGAGATGCTGCTCATAAAAGGATGCTTGAAGATTATAAAGGTGGTAAAGGTCTTCCCATTGATTTAAAGGGTCAAATAATATACTATGTTGGTCCAACTCCAAGTAAACCCGGACAGGTGATAGGTTCAGCAGGTCCAACTACTTCAATAAGAATGGATCCCTATACTCCTTTTATACTTGAAATGGGTGTAAAAGCAACAATTGGAAAAGGAGAAAGGACTCCTCAAGTTATTGAGTCTCTTAAGAAGTTTAAAGCAATTTATCTTGTTGCAGTGGGAGGGGCAGGTGCTTTAATTTCAAGAACAATAAAAAGGGTTAGAGTTATTGCTTATGAAGATCTTGGCCCTGAGGCAATAAGAGAGCTGGAAGTTGAAGATTTTCCAACAATTTGTGCAATTGATGCTTACGGAAACAATCTCTTTGAACAAGGGGTTGAAAAATTCCGTAGAGAATAA
- a CDS encoding (Fe-S)-binding protein: protein MNKKIYIFPTCIGNLIYKNLIKEIKKLLQKKEFEAQILNKPFCCGQVFYNTGNFKKAKKIGNLILKEWKNKEILFFSGSCLEYVLENLPLLTGKKNSFYAEEITNFLIKEKIIELPYNFHTSCHFKIFKNKKPEFLGCCGFGGVFSSIYLKTSEKILKAKYKEKEIISIEPGCSLHMKSKGFEIIHPLEKILWKKTEF, encoded by the coding sequence ATGAATAAAAAAATCTACATCTTCCCTACCTGTATTGGAAATTTAATTTATAAAAATTTAATTAAAGAAATAAAAAAACTTCTTCAGAAAAAAGAATTTGAAGCTCAAATCTTAAATAAACCTTTTTGCTGTGGACAAGTCTTTTATAATACTGGAAACTTTAAAAAAGCAAAAAAAATTGGGAACTTAATTTTAAAGGAATGGAAAAACAAGGAAATTTTATTCTTTTCTGGCTCCTGTCTTGAATATGTCTTAGAAAATTTACCCTTACTTACTGGAAAAAAAAATTCTTTTTATGCTGAAGAAATTACAAATTTTTTGATAAAAGAGAAAATAATTGAATTACCTTATAATTTTCATACTTCCTGTCATTTTAAAATTTTTAAAAACAAAAAACCAGAATTTCTCGGTTGCTGTGGATTCGGTGGTGTATTTTCTTCTATCTATCTTAAAACCTCTGAAAAAATTCTTAAAGCAAAATATAAAGAAAAGGAAATTATCTCAATAGAACCCGGATGTTCTCTTCATATGAAATCAAAAGGATTTGAAATAATTCATCCTTTAGAAAAAATACTATGGAAGAAAACAGAGTTTTAA
- a CDS encoding ComF family protein, protein MLKPIVKDILNFFFPPLCLICENLKEDKFFCKGCLELILRSKIHPPFCKKCGRNLKSHKCSIKLKYIDEVYAIFNYNDIIKELIESYKFKRYTKIKEFFVPFVIEWIEKVLPLFDIIIPVPLHPSKERERGFNQNVLILESVKKILKINYRNDILIRLKPTRPQSRIKEFKKREENVRDAFKVIKSNEVKDKRILLFDDVFTSGKTLEECAKVLKSKGSEKVFALSIATGS, encoded by the coding sequence GTGTTAAAACCTATTGTTAAAGATATTTTAAATTTCTTTTTTCCTCCTCTTTGTTTAATCTGTGAAAATTTAAAAGAAGATAAATTTTTCTGCAAAGGTTGTTTAGAGCTTATTTTAAGGTCAAAAATACATCCACCTTTTTGTAAAAAATGTGGAAGAAATTTAAAGAGTCATAAATGCAGTATTAAATTAAAATATATTGATGAAGTTTATGCAATTTTTAATTATAATGATATAATTAAGGAGCTTATAGAAAGTTACAAATTTAAAAGGTATACAAAAATTAAGGAATTTTTTGTTCCTTTTGTTATAGAATGGATTGAAAAGGTTTTACCTCTATTTGATATAATAATTCCTGTTCCTCTTCATCCGTCAAAAGAAAGGGAAAGGGGATTTAATCAGAATGTTTTAATTCTTGAAAGTGTTAAAAAAATTTTAAAAATAAATTATAGAAATGATATTTTAATAAGACTGAAACCAACAAGACCCCAGTCAAGAATTAAAGAATTTAAAAAGAGGGAAGAAAATGTAAGGGATGCCTTTAAAGTTATTAAAAGCAATGAAGTAAAAGATAAAAGAATCTTACTTTTTGATGATGTTTTTACCTCTGGGAAAACCCTTGAAGAATGTGCGAAGGTTTTAAAATCAAAAGGTTCTGAAAAGGTTTTTGCCCTTTCAATTGCCACTGGTTCATAG
- a CDS encoding LUD domain-containing protein: MEENRVLINIKRAFDKRESIIKEINFEELREKARNIKENSIKNYKELIKIFIKKMEEKGVKVFLARTPEEVKHILKGILEKEKSRKIVASKSMTQEEIGLKKFLRKNGYEFNETDLGEWICDLEGSLPKHIVAPAIHFSRFDVKNLFEEKFNVKLSDNVEELTNFARIRLKKIFEEADTGILGANFVFAKEGIIGCFENEGNLGKTFYFPKTCITIFGIEKFVESIKDFPVFLRILPRSATGQRITSYVHLLSEKKEGNWYIVILEGKRGEIAKNEEFRELLYCIRCGACSNICPVYGVEEAENYKGPYNGPIGILWNALLYNFYSNAFYSTLCGFCDTVCPVKINISGKIKRIRKEKYLPLKIKLFLKIYSILNNYPFLLRFLSEKIPVSIVSQILKNKEKKHYPYFEDFKEEEEKTKYENNFEKNWKEVKGEFGERGKEFKVEYAISETGTCILNSKDFKDFFNEEEVFFRIKREKILDYFENFFDEKFIFNGNLLFVSGPSRTADIEKKLILGVHGPWRTFIKIED; encoded by the coding sequence ATGGAAGAAAACAGAGTTTTAATTAATATAAAAAGGGCTTTTGATAAAAGAGAAAGTATAATTAAGGAAATAAATTTTGAAGAATTAAGGGAAAAAGCAAGAAATATAAAAGAAAACTCTATAAAGAATTATAAAGAACTTATAAAAATTTTCATAAAAAAAATGGAAGAAAAAGGAGTAAAGGTTTTTTTAGCCAGAACACCTGAAGAGGTAAAACACATATTGAAAGGAATTCTTGAAAAAGAAAAATCAAGAAAAATAGTTGCTTCAAAATCTATGACTCAAGAAGAAATTGGGTTAAAAAAATTTTTAAGAAAAAATGGTTATGAATTTAACGAAACTGATTTGGGTGAATGGATATGTGACCTTGAAGGTTCACTACCAAAACATATTGTAGCTCCTGCGATACATTTTTCAAGATTTGATGTTAAAAATCTTTTTGAAGAGAAATTCAATGTAAAACTGAGTGATAATGTTGAAGAACTTACAAATTTTGCAAGAATAAGATTAAAAAAAATTTTTGAAGAGGCTGATACAGGTATTTTAGGAGCAAACTTTGTTTTCGCTAAGGAAGGAATTATTGGATGTTTTGAAAATGAAGGTAACCTGGGAAAAACCTTCTATTTTCCAAAAACCTGTATAACGATATTCGGTATTGAAAAATTTGTTGAATCAATCAAAGACTTTCCAGTTTTTTTAAGAATTTTACCAAGGAGTGCAACGGGTCAGAGAATAACATCTTATGTGCATTTACTTTCAGAAAAAAAGGAGGGGAACTGGTATATAGTAATTCTTGAAGGTAAAAGGGGAGAAATTGCAAAGAACGAGGAATTTAGAGAGCTACTTTACTGTATAAGATGCGGAGCCTGTTCAAATATATGTCCTGTGTATGGAGTAGAAGAAGCTGAAAATTACAAAGGACCTTACAATGGACCAATAGGGATCTTATGGAATGCTCTTTTATATAACTTTTACTCAAATGCTTTCTATTCAACTCTATGTGGATTTTGTGATACTGTATGCCCTGTTAAGATAAATATCTCCGGTAAAATTAAAAGAATAAGAAAAGAAAAATATCTTCCTCTTAAAATTAAACTATTTTTAAAAATTTATTCAATTTTGAATAATTACCCATTTTTACTACGGTTCCTTTCAGAAAAAATTCCAGTTTCAATTGTAAGTCAAATTTTAAAAAATAAAGAAAAAAAACATTATCCCTATTTTGAAGATTTTAAAGAGGAAGAAGAAAAAACAAAATATGAAAATAACTTTGAAAAAAACTGGAAAGAGGTAAAAGGGGAATTTGGGGAAAGGGGAAAAGAATTCAAAGTAGAGTATGCTATTTCTGAAACAGGAACCTGCATTTTAAATTCAAAGGATTTTAAAGATTTCTTTAATGAAGAGGAAGTATTTTTCAGAATAAAAAGGGAGAAAATATTAGATTATTTTGAGAATTTTTTTGATGAAAAATTTATCTTTAATGGGAATTTACTTTTTGTCAGCGGTCCATCAAGAACTGCTGATATAGAAAAAAAATTAATACTTGGTGTTCATGGACCTTGGAGAACCTTTATTAAGATAGAAGATTAA
- a CDS encoding acetyl-CoA acetyltransferase produces the protein MNVYIIGVGIALRGKISPDVSFRELIYEAAEKAYLDAGIEPRDVDTFVCVSEDFEEGTSIFDEYVPDQLGAVLKPVHTICADAITGIASLYAQIKTGYFKIGVLEAHSKLSNIKNHHHLFSMALDPIYVRPLEINPYALIALEMAMFLDSRGYDELDTAHVVTKNKANALLFGRSPFGSIIPPEEVLLSKPVSEPLRELDISPNADGACVIVVANEEIAKERNRDFIKIQGVGFGEFTPNIERWEGDAEYLSVAARKAYSMAGIRNPIKEIDFAEIDDTFSYKELQHLEALSLARYGESAELLREGFYDLSGELPVNPTGGNLGNGNFSLMNGARAIYDAILQLRKSASNVQLREPETALLASWKGFPSASGGVLILKREG, from the coding sequence ATGAATGTTTACATAATAGGAGTGGGAATTGCTTTAAGAGGTAAAATTTCTCCTGATGTGAGTTTTAGAGAACTTATTTATGAAGCAGCAGAGAAAGCCTATCTTGATGCTGGAATAGAACCAAGAGATGTTGATACTTTCGTTTGTGTATCAGAAGATTTTGAAGAAGGAACATCAATTTTTGATGAATATGTTCCTGATCAACTTGGTGCTGTTTTAAAGCCAGTTCATACAATTTGTGCTGATGCTATTACAGGTATTGCTTCTTTATATGCCCAGATTAAAACAGGATATTTTAAAATTGGTGTCCTTGAAGCTCATTCCAAATTATCAAATATTAAAAATCATCATCATTTATTCTCAATGGCTTTAGATCCCATATATGTTAGACCTCTTGAAATAAATCCTTATGCACTTATTGCTCTTGAGATGGCAATGTTTCTTGATTCAAGAGGTTATGATGAATTGGATACTGCTCATGTAGTTACAAAAAATAAAGCAAATGCTTTATTATTTGGTAGAAGTCCTTTTGGTTCTATAATTCCTCCTGAGGAAGTTCTTCTCTCAAAACCAGTATCTGAACCTTTAAGGGAACTTGATATTTCTCCCAATGCTGACGGAGCATGTGTTATTGTTGTAGCGAATGAAGAAATAGCAAAAGAAAGAAATAGAGACTTTATAAAAATCCAGGGAGTTGGTTTTGGAGAGTTCACACCCAATATTGAAAGATGGGAAGGTGATGCGGAATATCTGAGTGTTGCAGCAAGAAAAGCTTATTCAATGGCAGGTATTAGAAATCCTATCAAAGAAATTGATTTTGCAGAGATTGATGATACTTTTTCTTACAAGGAATTACAGCATCTTGAAGCATTATCCCTTGCAAGGTATGGGGAATCAGCTGAATTATTGAGGGAGGGTTTTTATGATTTAAGTGGAGAATTACCTGTTAATCCTACAGGTGGAAATTTAGGTAATGGAAATTTTTCTTTAATGAATGGTGCAAGAGCTATATATGATGCTATTTTACAGTTGAGGAAAAGTGCTTCAAATGTTCAATTAAGAGAACCTGAGACTGCTTTACTTGCATCATGGAAGGGATTTCCTTCTGCAAGTGGAGGAGTTTTAATTTTAAAAAGGGAGGGTTAA